A stretch of the Ictidomys tridecemlineatus isolate mIctTri1 chromosome 5, mIctTri1.hap1, whole genome shotgun sequence genome encodes the following:
- the Klhdc2 gene encoding kelch domain-containing protein 2 isoform X2, whose protein sequence is METGRWKKINTEGDVPPSMSGSCAVCVDRVLYLFGGHHSRGNTNKFYMLDSRSTDRVLQWERIDCQGIPPSSKDKLGVWVYKNKLIFFGGYGYLPEDKVLGTFEFDETSFWNSSHPRGWNDHVHILDTETFTWSQPLTTGKAPSPRAAHACATVGNKGFVFGGRYRDARMNDLHYLNLDTWEWNELIPQGVCPVGRSWHSLTPVSSDHLFLFGGFTTEKQPLSDAWTYCISKNEWIQFNHPYTEKPRLWHTACASDEGEVIVFGGCANNLLVHHRAAHSNEILIFSVQPKSLVRLSLEAVICFKEMLANSWNCLPKHLLHSVNQRFGSNNTSGS, encoded by the exons ATGGAGACTGGAAGATG gaaaaaaattaatactgaaGGTGATGTTCCTCCTTCTATGTCAGGAAGCTGTGCTGTGTGTGTAGACAGGGTCCTGTACTTGTTTGGAGGACACCATTCAAGAGGCAATACAAATAAG TTCTACATGCTGGATTCAAGGTCTACAGATAGAGTGTTACAGTGGGAAAGAATTGATTGCCAAGGAATTCCTCCATCATCAAAGGACAAACTTGGTGTCTGGGTATATAAAAACAA gCTAATATTTTTTGGAGGGTATGGCTATTTACCTGAAGATAAAGTATTGGGAACTTTTGAATTTGATGAAACATCTTTTTGG aattcAAGTCATCCAAGAGGATGGAATGatcatgtacatattttagacACTGAAACATTTACCTGGAGCCAGCCTCTAACTACT gGTAAAGCACCTTCACCTCGTGCTGCCCATGCCTGTGCAACTGTTGGAAacaaaggttttgtttttggaGGCAGATACCGA GATGCTAGAATGAATGATCTTCACTATCTTAATCTGGATACATGGGAGTGGAATGAATT AATTCCACAAGGTGTATGCCCTGTCGGCCGATCCTGGCACTCACTAACACCAGTTTCTTCAgatcatctttttctctttggagGATTTACCACTGAAAAACAGCCACTAA GTGATGCCTGGACTTACTGCATCAGTAAAAATGAATGGATACAGTTTAAtcatccctatactgaaaaaccaAG gctATGGCATACAGCTTGTGCTAGTGATGAAGGAGAAGTGATTGTTTTTGGTGGGTGTGCCAACAATCTGCTGGTTCATCACAGAGCT GCACACAGTAATGAAATACTTATATTTTCAGTTCAACCAAAATCTCTTGTACG GCTAAGCTTAGAAGCAGTCATTTGCTTTAAAGAAATGTTAGCCAACTCGTGGAACTGCCTTCCAAAACACTTACTTCACAGTGTTAATCAGAGGTTTGGTAGTAACAACACTTCTGGATCTTAA